From the genome of Litorilinea aerophila:
TGGCCATGCCCAGATAGCCTTCGGCCGCGGCGCCCAGTTTGTCGCCGAAGGTCAGCTGCAACAGGTAGAGCAGGGTGTAGTGGAAGATGAGGGCGGCAGGGCTGTCGGTGTCCATGCGGAAATCCCAGCGCCGCAGATAGTTGATGGCCACCCGTTCCCAGGAATCCTCGGTGTCGATGAGGGTCAGCCAGGGGGTGAGCGCGGCCGCATACTTGCTCACCGTATCCATCTGCATCTCCTCCATATCCCGCACGGTGTAGCGCTCCTTCTTCTGCAGGAGCTCTTCCAGCCGTGCAGCCCGCCATCCTGGGAAAAACTCCACCCCTAGAAAGTATGGGTAGTCATCGCCGATCATCTTGTTGTTGGCCGTGACGATGACGCCAGACGGCGGGTTGTAGAGGCGAGGCAGCTCCTCCGCTGGGATATAGCCGTCCCACTCGTAGGTCGGGTCCCAGCCCGGCGCCGGCACCAGGCCCAGGTTCACCTCCCGCCGGGGTATCTGCCCAGCCAGGACGTAGCCGATGTTCCCCTCCACGTCGGCATAGGTGACGTTCTGGGCCGGCACGGACCAATCGGCCAGCGCGTCCTGAAATTCCTCCCAGTTTCGGGCCTGGTTCAGGCGCAACAGAGAGCGGAAGAGGCGCCCCGGCCCATGCCCCACCCAGCGGAGGGAGAGGGGCACTTCGGCCCGGTCGCCCAGGAGGCCGGTGATCAGGGGGCCGTGGCGAGTAACCACCACCCGCTCCACGTGGGGTGTGGTTCGCCGGCGGATGCGGATCTCCTCCTCGATGACCTGGGCCTGCTCCCACCCCTCGCCATAGGCAAAACGAGTCGGGTCAGTGGGGTGGGGCCGCTCCACGTACAGGTCCTGCACATCCACGCAGGCATTGGTCAGGCCCCAGGCGATGTGTTCGTTGTGGCCGATCACCACGCCTGGGCCGCCCGCGAAGGAGACCCCGCTGACTTCCAGATCCGGGCAGCTGAGATGATTCTCATACCACGCGCCGGGAATCTGGACGGCCAGGTGAGGATCATTGGCCAGGAGGGGTCGGCGGGTCAGGCTACGCTTGGGGGCCAACACCCAGCTGTTGCTGCCCTGGCCGCCTTCCATGGTGCCCAGCCACTGGCGCAACTTCTCGTATTCGTTGAGGAGCAGGCCGCCGGTGTTCAAAAGCCGGGTCACCTCCTGGCTGCCCAGGCCCTCCAGGATGATGGGGTTCTCCGCCGGATAGTCCGGCTCCAGCTCGGCAGCCCGGATGGGCCCCAGGAGCTTCAGCAGGCGCAGCCGGGTCAGCTCGCTTTCCCAGTTGATGCTCAGGGACCAGCCCATCATCTTGGCGAAGGCCAGCACGTCCACGGGTGTCCAGGGCTCCGGCGTAAAGCGGAGCAGATTGCATTCCGCCGCCAGGCGCCCCGGCCGGGATTGGATGTAGGCGTTGACGCCTTCCACATACCAGGTCAACACCTGGAGCACCTCGGGCTCCAGGGTGGGCAGCTCGGCCTGGGCAGCCCGCCAGAAACCCACGATGCGGCTGAAGCGATCTGCGTCCAGGGCGGCTTCCCCAAAGAGCTCGGCCAGGCGGCCCTGGGCAATGCGCCGGTTCTGCTCCATCTGCCAGAGACGATCCTGGGCGTGGACGAATCCCTGAGCCCGGAAGAGGTCGGCCCGGGAGCGGGCATAGATGTGGGGCACGCCGTGGCGGTCCCGCAGGATCTCCACCGGCTCGTCCAGGATGGACAGGATCAATTCGCCGTCCAATTTGGGCATCGGCCGCTGCACCAGCCACCAGTAGACGTAGAGGAAGAAGCCGCCTACGGCCAGCAGGGCCAGAATGAGGAGAAGCGCGATGAGGGTGAAAAGGGTTATCCACATAGGGCCGGCTCGATCACTCGGTCATGTCGTTGGGCGCCGCGGCCCTGTGGTGTGGGGCCCGGCGCGTTTGCAGTCTTACAGACTTGTCGGAACCAGTCCTGTAGTTATAACACAGTCTGCCCGTTCTCTGGGAATCGGAAGGTGGGTGGACCACATCGCAGTGACGGCCGACGGCCAGGAGTACAGCAGCTGTGCTCTGCTCGTGGCCACCGGTAGCCGCTACCGACGCCTCCAGGTGCCGGGTGAAGCCGACTACATCGGCGCAGGTGTCCACTTCTGTGCCACATGCGACGGCCCTTTTTATAAAGGGGGGCATGTGGCCGTCGTAGGTGGCGGCAACAGCGCCACCGAAGAAAGCCTGCTTTTGACAAAATTTGCTGATCAGGTCACTATGATAGTTCGTGACGGGTCCTTTAAGGCCAGTCCAGTCATCCAGGAGAAGGTGCTGGGGGACCCCAAGATCCGGGTGCTGTGGCATACCGAAGTCGTGGAATTCCAGGGCCGTGGCGGCAAGTTGACCCACCTGGTGCTCAAAAACAACCAGAGCGGTCAAGAGAGCACCCTGGCCGTGGACGGGGCCTTCATCTTCATTGGCCTGACGCCCAATACGGCCTTCCTGCGAGAAAGCCCGGTGCGCCTCAACCCATGGGGCTTCATCGTCACTGGCCACGATCTGGTCCACGACGGCACACGTCCTCCGGGATTCGAGACACGGGATCCGGGCCTGCTGGAGACCAGCGTTCCTGGCATCTTCGCAGCCGGGGATGTGCGGGCCGGCAGCACCAAGCAGGTGGCCAGCGCAGCCGGAGAAGGGGCCACCGCTGCACTTTTGATCCGGGAATACCTGAAAACCGTTTGAGGTGATCGCGAACCATGAACAAAGCGGCCAGCGAAGATGTTCTGTGCATCGGCGTAACCGTGCGCAAAGGGACGCCAGAGTGGATTGAAGAAAACAGCCGGCACTACCTGAACGTGCTGGCAGCATACGGCGCGACAGCCGTGGTCCTCTCACCGGACCAGCCGGCGACCTTGCCAGATGGACAGCGCTTTGCACCGGACGCCACGGGACGTCTGCCCGACGCAATCCTGGATCATCTGGACGGGCTGATCCTGTCGGGCGGGGGCGACGTCCACCCCCGCTATTTCAACCAGCCCCTCAACGGCGCTGAGCCTGAACAGATCGACCTGGCCCGAGACGAGTTGGAGCTAAACCTGGCCCGGGGCGCCCTCGGCCGGGACTTGCCCATCTTCGGCATCTGCCGCGGGTGCCAGGTCCTTAACGTCGCGGCCGGCGGCGCCATGCGCCAGCACCTGGATGGACACCGCTCGCCCAAGGAAGACCCGGTCTTCCACCCAGTGGCCATCCAGGCTGGAACCCGCCTCCACGCCCTGGTGGGCCGGAACGAGATCCAGGTCAACACCTACCATCACCAGGGCGTAGACCATGAGAGCCTGGCCCCCATCTTTGTACCTGCCGGGGTGGCATTGCCGGATACGTGGCTGGTGGAGGCCTTCGAAAGCCCGGTCCATGGCTGGGTCTTGGGGGTCCAGTGGCATCCGGAGCGCCTGTTTGAGCTCAGCGACGACCATCGCCGCCTGTGGGAAGGCTTTCTCCAGGCCTGCCGGCAGACCGCCCGCCGCCGGGAGGTCCGAAACCCGGAAGCCAAACTGAAGCAGTGAAACAGCAACAACCATGAAGACTGCCTTGTTCGACTATGATCTGCCCCCCGAGTTGATCGCCCAGGAGCCGGCCGAGCCCCGGGACAGCAGCCGCCTGATGGTCCTCCATCGGGCGGATGGCCGCATTGAGCACCGCCGCTTTCGGGACATTGGCGACTACCTGCGGGCAGGAGATCTGCTGGTGGCCAACGACAGCCGGGTCATTCCGGCCCGACTCCACGGCCACAAGTCCACCGGCGGCAAGGTGGAGATCTTTCTCCTCCGCAAGCTGGACCAGGCGGGCAGCGAGTGGGAATGCCTCACCCGGGGGCGCAACCTGGTGGCAGGCGTCCAGGTACAGGTGGAGCCCCTGGCGAGCGGAGAAGAGGAACCCGCGCCGCCTGTGGAAGCCACCATCGTGGCAGTGAATCCCTCGGGCACCCGGGTGGTGCGCTTCGCCCAGCCCATCAGCCCATACCTGCACCAGTTGGGGGAGATTCCCCTGCCGCCCTATATCACGGCCTACCAGGGCGACCGGGAGCGGTACCAGACGGTCTACAGCCGGCCGGAGGGGAGTGTGGCCGCGCCCACGGCGGGCCTGCACTTCACGCCAGAGCTCCTGGTGGCCTTGCGAAAGCAGGGCGTCGGCTTTGAGACCGTGACCCTACACGTGGGATTGGACACCTTCAAGCCGGTGGAAGCGGAGGAAGTCGAAAAGCACACCATCCACACCGAATGGGCGGAATTAAGTGCCGATACAGCCCGGCGGATTAACCAGGTTTCGCTTCAAGGTGGGCGGATCGTGGCAGTGGGCACCACCACCGTGCGCACCCTGGAATGGGCGGCCACAGGGGCCCAGGGTATCGACCCGTACGATCCCCAGGCCTGTCCGTGGCAGCGCACAGCCGCCTTTGCCGGGCCGGTGGACCTGTACATCTACCCGGGCTACCGCTTCCGGGCGGTGGACGGGCTGATTACCAACTTCCATCTGCCCCGCTCCAGCCTCCTGATGCTGGTGAGCGCCTTTGTGGGGCAGCACCATCCAGAGGATCTGGACTGGGGACGACGCACCCTGCTGGCTGCGTATGAGGTGGCCAAGCAGGAAGGGTACCGGTTCTACAGCTTTGGCGATGCCATGCTGATCCTCTGAGCTCGCCGACACCGTGGCGACAGTCGACACCGTGGCGACCACGGTTTCCCAGAGGGAAGCGTGGATGGGAAGT
Proteins encoded in this window:
- a CDS encoding NAD(P)/FAD-dependent oxidoreductase; its protein translation is MDHIAVTADGQEYSSCALLVATGSRYRRLQVPGEADYIGAGVHFCATCDGPFYKGGHVAVVGGGNSATEESLLLTKFADQVTMIVRDGSFKASPVIQEKVLGDPKIRVLWHTEVVEFQGRGGKLTHLVLKNNQSGQESTLAVDGAFIFIGLTPNTAFLRESPVRLNPWGFIVTGHDLVHDGTRPPGFETRDPGLLETSVPGIFAAGDVRAGSTKQVASAAGEGATAALLIREYLKTV
- a CDS encoding penicillin acylase family protein, with the protein product MWITLFTLIALLLILALLAVGGFFLYVYWWLVQRPMPKLDGELILSILDEPVEILRDRHGVPHIYARSRADLFRAQGFVHAQDRLWQMEQNRRIAQGRLAELFGEAALDADRFSRIVGFWRAAQAELPTLEPEVLQVLTWYVEGVNAYIQSRPGRLAAECNLLRFTPEPWTPVDVLAFAKMMGWSLSINWESELTRLRLLKLLGPIRAAELEPDYPAENPIILEGLGSQEVTRLLNTGGLLLNEYEKLRQWLGTMEGGQGSNSWVLAPKRSLTRRPLLANDPHLAVQIPGAWYENHLSCPDLEVSGVSFAGGPGVVIGHNEHIAWGLTNACVDVQDLYVERPHPTDPTRFAYGEGWEQAQVIEEEIRIRRRTTPHVERVVVTRHGPLITGLLGDRAEVPLSLRWVGHGPGRLFRSLLRLNQARNWEEFQDALADWSVPAQNVTYADVEGNIGYVLAGQIPRREVNLGLVPAPGWDPTYEWDGYIPAEELPRLYNPPSGVIVTANNKMIGDDYPYFLGVEFFPGWRAARLEELLQKKERYTVRDMEEMQMDTVSKYAAALTPWLTLIDTEDSWERVAINYLRRWDFRMDTDSPAALIFHYTLLYLLQLTFGDKLGAAAEGYLGMATNPLFQINGFMLRAESRLVQLLNEAEESIWYMEAASGRPRRRDELLKEALGRAVRHIRRELGDNIRRWHWGRVHQVRYVHPLGSVRLLRGIFNRGPFPVGGDGVTPNQTRHAPKLPPGLVQIAASYRQVLEVGVWDQAQTVTATGQSGHPLSEHYDDQIPMWREGVYHKMPWQRAAVEKAAQYRLILQPGR
- a CDS encoding gamma-glutamyl-gamma-aminobutyrate hydrolase family protein, with translation MNKAASEDVLCIGVTVRKGTPEWIEENSRHYLNVLAAYGATAVVLSPDQPATLPDGQRFAPDATGRLPDAILDHLDGLILSGGGDVHPRYFNQPLNGAEPEQIDLARDELELNLARGALGRDLPIFGICRGCQVLNVAAGGAMRQHLDGHRSPKEDPVFHPVAIQAGTRLHALVGRNEIQVNTYHHQGVDHESLAPIFVPAGVALPDTWLVEAFESPVHGWVLGVQWHPERLFELSDDHRRLWEGFLQACRQTARRREVRNPEAKLKQ
- the queA gene encoding tRNA preQ1(34) S-adenosylmethionine ribosyltransferase-isomerase QueA, whose translation is MKTALFDYDLPPELIAQEPAEPRDSSRLMVLHRADGRIEHRRFRDIGDYLRAGDLLVANDSRVIPARLHGHKSTGGKVEIFLLRKLDQAGSEWECLTRGRNLVAGVQVQVEPLASGEEEPAPPVEATIVAVNPSGTRVVRFAQPISPYLHQLGEIPLPPYITAYQGDRERYQTVYSRPEGSVAAPTAGLHFTPELLVALRKQGVGFETVTLHVGLDTFKPVEAEEVEKHTIHTEWAELSADTARRINQVSLQGGRIVAVGTTTVRTLEWAATGAQGIDPYDPQACPWQRTAAFAGPVDLYIYPGYRFRAVDGLITNFHLPRSSLLMLVSAFVGQHHPEDLDWGRRTLLAAYEVAKQEGYRFYSFGDAMLIL